In Rosa rugosa chromosome 4, drRosRugo1.1, whole genome shotgun sequence, the genomic stretch GTCCATGGTTTACATATCTGGAGCCCCAGTCATGTTTGTTGGGTGTGGGCAGTCCTATACAGACCTCAAAAAGTTGAATGTGAAATCAATTGTGAAGACTCTCCTGAAATGAGAGATTTGGTACTGCCTGCTTAAGTTCATCACTCCTGGCTTGCTCTTTGTTGATTCCTCTTCTATATCTTTATGTTATGAAACTGTGTTTGCTGCTCTTCCTTTATTCTGTATCGTCTCAGTTGACCCATGTTCTTAAAACATTGGTGAATCAGTGCTTTCGGCTTTACACATCTCTCTTTCTTGGTGCAATTGGAGTTCTCCAGGCTTTACATATTGctaaaattaatacataatgGCTTCAAAAATGGAAAGGCCCCAATTTCTGTCATCGGCAGATTCCTCATCAAGAAATGAAATCATGTTctttaaaagaaataaatttgTCTAACTACTTTTGTCGACAACAGTGAAGTTCATAAACAAATTAACTTTGTTTAATGACATTGAAACAGAAAATTGGTTTAATTACTTTTGCTGACTAATAATTTGCCAACAAGACTTGCAAAGGTTGTTCCAAAAACTTAAAATTGTCCAATTACTTTTGTCAACCTATGAATGCCGAGGTAAAGTTaaacatgaaaaataaaataaaaaaattgtttatAAATCACACATGGCTCACAAACTTGTCATGCAATGGGGGgaagaaaaaagagaatttATTACTACCAAACACCAAATGTTCACAAGAGATTCAACCACAACTCACTGCTCACCAACTAATGACCCAAAAACACAAAGAATTTAAAATGACAAATTGAAGAAGAGCTAGAGAATGAAAAGATAGggggaaaaacaaaagaaaggagAAAACAATAATAAAACCAGGCAACCTAAAAGCCAGACCTATCTCATAAAGTGGCTCTAGTTCTGAAAGCATTGCTGTTCATGGTCAAGCATTGAGAGAGAGATTTTTAGCAAGTGAAATGAGAGATGTTCGGTCAGAAGTCATCCCAATCCCACCTGATTCAGATTCAAGGTCTTCCCCTACGGCACTCATATGCTCCTGCAAAACGTTCATAAATTTAAGTCAAAAAGGGCAGAAATTGGTCCTTGCGAtgccttttattttttcttcctattatgatgagattaatctatatttgattttggttgtAAAAAGGGCTTTCTGATTGGTTGGAATGACATTTATGTCCTGGGGGGGGGGGAAGTAACATAAAAAATGGCTGCTACTGTGCATGAGCTACTAAGAAGGCAGAAGGCAGAGCTACTGGCAATCGAAGATTATTAACAGAATCTTTTGTTCGCCCTGTCCTAAAATTCCACAGAATAACAAAACTTCTGATTACTCTTTTACTGAAAGTGAGGAAAGCATATTGGTCAAAGCCCAGTTGTCACTAACAAAATGAATTAAACTATAATGGCCGCCACTTGAAAGCAAGAAAAGTAATTATTTGGTACCAAACTACAAATTCACTTAATAATAATTGCACAGCCCCCAAAAGCAAGTATAGTTTACATGTTTAGAGCTCTATAAGAAACTTCCAAGGGTGGTATAACAGATTATGTGCTATAGAAGaatcaccaaaaagaaaaaagtaacagatagaaagaaagaataaaaacttACAGGGATATCACCATCATCGTaagtttcaatctttaaagTCGCAGGTTTACTGCTCCTTTTGGCTTGTAGAGACTTTTCTCGATTTTCATAGAAATTGAAATCATCTAACAAAGATGATCTGGGTGCATAAGTTTTGAATATGTTCAGCATTTCCAAACCTTGCTTCAGTCCAATCTGCAAATAATTATACATTCAAACATCCTCTGTAAAACACGTCTTTGAAAAATAGATCAGAGAACCCTCTGACATCCAACATAGtaaaaaaggaaaatggaaaggacaTGTTCTAGACATCACTTTCCCGGGGGAGCAAATGACtattgacttaacagagttgacgTCAATATCCATGATAGTTCAATAGGAAAATACAAAGAGATGAAACACTAATCACACGGTAGACTCCAAAAGAAGAACTTACTacttatatatattcttttttggAATCACATGCATTCCAAAAAAGAATATAAGCAGTAAGCttcaaataagaaaaaaaaaaacttagaaaATAAAAGGTAGTACCTCTTGAGTGTCCCGGGTAAAAGTTACAGGTCTGTTATCATTGTTTTCAAGGATAATATGCCGCAACTGAGTGTTAGGTATGTCCTTTATTATATGCCATTTAACTGGGAAGAACCCACTCCACTTGTCAACTTGCCAGAAGTCCATATCTTTGTTGAAATCTACCTCCCCAATCATCTCGGCCAGGCCTACAAACTGCCCACTTCCATTCACCTGTAAAcgaaaattaaaattgaaattttattATATGGACGGGatatgtcaaaaaaaaaaaaaacaataacagATTGACAGAAATCAATGTGTAAATGTTCTTTCACCTTGAACTTAACAAAACCAACAATGATCGTTTAGATAATTAAAACATTGCTAGATGTTTCTAATATTAAGTGGATTTTCCAGAGCAGCTATCAAATATTTAGCATTCGGCAAACTCAAAACAGGCGAATCATttgaaaaacaagaaaactaaCACATGTGAATCCATATCAACTCTTTTGTGAATTATTACCGAGAAAAATAGGAAGATAGGACACCGTGTGCCTGTCTCACTCGATTTTGCTTCAGCATCACGAAATGCTACATCCAGTTTCTTATTGCCATTCGGAGTGCTGGCCCAAACATCATATTTAATGCTCTTATGGACATCATCTTCACTGTAAGACTTAATGACATAGAACTTCGCACTTTCATAATCAGTCTGAAAATCTGGTAGGTTGTATTTATCTCTACTGACTGTAAATCCCAATACTTCCTTCTCAACTGATGAGTCTGAAGGAGTAATCTTGTTGCGAGATCTTGGACCACGTGTCAACTCAGTTGAAGATTCAAAATCCTCATTTCTGTTATATTTTTCCCTTGACTTGAATCTGTCGTTTCCATTTAATATCCTCCCATTAGATTTGTAGTTTGTTTGACCATTAGGAAACAGACCCTTCTGGTTAGTGAATGATGAGAACCTTCCAGTTGAGGGGTATCCCTTCAAAAGACTGGCTGAGAAATCAGAACCTAAATGAGGCACCTGtagaataaaattaaaatcaaataaaaaagtGTAATATAGGTTGCATAACAATTATAGGTTATAAACTTGCCATATATGAGGAAATAAATGCTGAAAGTAACTATGAAATTAACTCATTCACTTCTCCCGAGTTCAATGACTGATTCCATTACTAGTTGTTTAACTGAGGTTCCCCAAATAAGTCCCATATATTAAAGACAATAACTCTAGTGCAAGCTGCCTAACTAGAAACCGATTCCTGGATTTGGCCACTGATAATATATGTACCAAACAAATTTTAATGACATGACATATATCAAAACAAAGTTGCTTTACTTCTCTTTACAAACCTTGTTTAATGATTTGATGGGTTGTGTAGAAGGgaaagacttggaaaatttgctaGCAAGATTTCCATTCGTTTTGCCCGACATAAAGCCACTTGACCTAGATAAAGCAGTACCACCTGGTCCAGACTTTAGATTTCCAAAACCAGAGTTTGTTGCTGTAGAGATATCGCCAGAAAATGTTGTGTCCCATGAATAACAAGGCATAGCTTCTGAACCATACGAAACAGGTGGCTGCATATAACCTGAGGAAGAAAAATACTGCTGTTGACCAACACCTTGGCCATCAACACCCATAAGAGTTCCAGGGGCATATGGATTATAGCCGGGGAGATAATAGACCATTGAACCATTGTCTGACTGCACACCCTGAGAAGCaccaagaaaagaacaaaaccgTTGCATCTCCAATTAATAATGGTTAATACAGACCCGGAAATGCATTCACAGAATTTAATGCATCTCAAACTTCCAACAGCTGATTAAGacagaaacaagaaagaacATACCGCCTGTGAATTATTAGCATTTGCATAGCGATGTTCGTCCAACTGTGTATAGGATCCATTATATCCTGAAAACCCAAGAAAGTTGCAATTTCATTTAGAAAGTGAATCGGAAAGATGATGAATTGTATGCAATTTTAACAGGAAGTacaatttcaaaattaaaatgtattaCTAGAAAAAGCTGCAGAAAGCAAAAGTACATTCAACCGTCAACGCATCCACTTTCAAACAAAGGTTTCAAGTTTTTAATCAGATTCCAATGCTTTAGCACCCGTAGTCAACACTAATAACAGCCAAGACGCCCTTTATCACAGCCAAACCCACCTCCTAGAAGTCGTCAAATCAAACTCACTTGGTCCATGGAAATTTACCAAATTATGACAGCAATGTGCATAGGGTCCCAAGTACATAGATAATTTCACAGCATCTACTTGTCACAAACATCATATGGTGTTTTTTACCAAAAGTGTGCAATAGTTATATTACCCCCCAAATATGAATTCATAATTGGAAAGTACAGAAAAGAATAAGTGCGCACAATGCAAGAGATCG encodes the following:
- the LOC133743454 gene encoding YTH domain-containing protein ECT3-like isoform X1, with amino-acid sequence MAGEKKIEKAEPVATVLASDSVSGLGEQQLVSGKDGIPYDAISSMSSSRDATDSMKGETDQESVGEHGVYYPPTSCYNYYYPGYNGSYTQLDEHRYANANNSQAGVQSDNGSMVYYLPGYNPYAPGTLMGVDGQGVGQQQYFSSSGYMQPPVSYGSEAMPCYSWDTTFSGDISTATNSGFGNLKSGPGGTALSRSSGFMSGKTNGNLASKFSKSFPSTQPIKSLNKVPHLGSDFSASLLKGYPSTGRFSSFTNQKGLFPNGQTNYKSNGRILNGNDRFKSREKYNRNEDFESSTELTRGPRSRNKITPSDSSVEKEVLGFTVSRDKYNLPDFQTDYESAKFYVIKSYSEDDVHKSIKYDVWASTPNGNKKLDVAFRDAEAKSSETGTRCPIFLFFSVNGSGQFVGLAEMIGEVDFNKDMDFWQVDKWSGFFPVKWHIIKDIPNTQLRHIILENNDNRPVTFTRDTQEIGLKQGLEMLNIFKTYAPRSSLLDDFNFYENREKSLQAKRSSKPATLKIETYDDGDIPEHMSAVGEDLESESGGIGMTSDRTSLISLAKNLSLNA
- the LOC133743454 gene encoding YTH domain-containing protein ECT3-like isoform X2, giving the protein MAGEKKIEKAEPVATVLASDSVSGLGEQQLVSGKDGIPYDAISSMSSSRDATDSMKGYNGSYTQLDEHRYANANNSQAGVQSDNGSMVYYLPGYNPYAPGTLMGVDGQGVGQQQYFSSSGYMQPPVSYGSEAMPCYSWDTTFSGDISTATNSGFGNLKSGPGGTALSRSSGFMSGKTNGNLASKFSKSFPSTQPIKSLNKVPHLGSDFSASLLKGYPSTGRFSSFTNQKGLFPNGQTNYKSNGRILNGNDRFKSREKYNRNEDFESSTELTRGPRSRNKITPSDSSVEKEVLGFTVSRDKYNLPDFQTDYESAKFYVIKSYSEDDVHKSIKYDVWASTPNGNKKLDVAFRDAEAKSSETGTRCPIFLFFSVNGSGQFVGLAEMIGEVDFNKDMDFWQVDKWSGFFPVKWHIIKDIPNTQLRHIILENNDNRPVTFTRDTQEIGLKQGLEMLNIFKTYAPRSSLLDDFNFYENREKSLQAKRSSKPATLKIETYDDGDIPEHMSAVGEDLESESGGIGMTSDRTSLISLAKNLSLNA